Genomic DNA from Littorina saxatilis isolate snail1 unplaced genomic scaffold, US_GU_Lsax_2.0 scaffold_2580, whole genome shotgun sequence:
GTGTGTCCCAGGCCAAGTTTGTACCGAGACAGAGCCGTGGAGGCAGAGAGTGACTGAAATGGGGGAGATGCCAGGCCGAAAATATCACAACTAATTATCACCAATCAATTTCAGACGCCCAAAACCCGCATCACAAGTGAAAGCAGGGACATTGCTCCACTGCACATACATCCCTCGTTATTATGCAAATATATTCATACTGGCCGGAAATCGGTGGCATCGATGTATATGGCGGTTTTGAGCGCCGCTCCATTGGGAGTGCTGACACAAATTGCGGCGAGGAACCGAACACAAAACGCAATCTTTCTTCCCTTCACGAAAGCAGCATGCCCCTGCATCCACCGGCACATGCAAATGACGAGCACGCGCCGGCATCCCTGATTGCAACAACCCCATGGCCGGTTGTCAACTTTCATGAAAAAAATCACAGAAGACAAGATTTTGTGTCAGAAGCGTTTATTTCTTCATGTACAATACAATTCTTGTTGAAAAATACGTCAATACACTCACAATCACTCCaattgtttctgtctgtctgtctgtcttgtctgtctgtctctcttgtgcGCGCAAACCCACAGAAAGAGCCAGTGTTGTCACAACTTTCAAAATCAAATAAGTATTCAATGTCTTATATGAATGAATTCAAATGAAACATGACTTTATGTACGGATCAAAAactaagtgagagagagagagagagagagagagagagagagagagagagagagagagagagagagagagagagagagaggagagagagagagagagagagagagagagagagagagagagagagagagagagagagagagagagagagagactgagatagTAGTCTACAAAGAGCATACAGACTTTGATTCTTTCATGCCCAGGTACAACTTGATTCGTACATGTATACGCAAGTACATCGTACAATTACAATTTAAAACGACTATGCAATTGACCTCACAGCTACAGGAAGACGGAGGGCACACTTTGTTGACCTGGAAACATGATGCAAAGACATTTCCGTGTCACACATGTACCCATGAGTACTGCCTCTTTCTGCCATGTATACAATAATAAGAACAGACTGACGTATACACTCTACGccggcgcgcgcacacactctcacacacacacactctctctctcactggcacacccccccccccccacaatttTTGCTCCCGTATTCAATttcgcccccctccctctcccacacacacacaccaccgagGTGGTCAAACTAATTAACTACCCTCTCCCCTTGCCAACACACACGCGAACAAACCGTGGATGCAGTGGTGGACCTAGTTAATTACTACTTGTAGTAGCATTTTCTCTGCAGTTTCCTGTCCACGCATACGAGGCACAGGCATGGCTTGTATTGATCGGTGCTCGGTAAACAAGCTGTGGAGAAATCCGACATGGTTACACTGCTTGCACATCACAGAACAGAGCCAAGAAGAGTCGGACAATGGTGACGGACTGACTCGCACAGCtggttactgtgtgtgtgtgtgtgtgtgtgtgtgtgtgtgtgtgtgtgtgtgtgtgtgtgtgtgtgtgtgtgtgtgtgtgtgtgtgtgtgagagagagagagagagactcaggcctttattacaaaaggataaaggtttgagagagagagagagagagagagagagagagagagagagagagagagagagagagagagagagagagagagagagagagagactcagaactttattacaaaaggataaaggttttagagagagagagaaagagagagagaagagagagcgagagagagagagaaagagagagagagagagagagagagagacgcacgaGCTTGCATATAAAGATGCCCACAGTTGCCAATGTGAATACAAACAAGTCACATCCAAGCGTTCCAGTATTCTGAATCAGTGTATCaactaaatatatatatatacacgaagGTAACATCGGAAGATTCACTGAAAAGATATTCGGAGACAGAAAACCGATAAAGTCGACTCGCCGAATAACAAAATACGAAATTGGACGACCAGAGCTTTAAAGACCGCGCTCTAACTAATCTGTTCAAACAACACTGGTACTCCTCACTTCCAACACCGTAAACGAACACACCACAGATCTTGACGTACTGAATTTACTGGCGAAAATACTCCACGTAAAAATCTGCGTCTTCCCGCCGGTACTGAAGGTAGTGAGGTTGCACCCGAAGTGCCTCAACTCCTCCTCAGCGAGGTCTAACACCAGGGTCTTTAACCGACTCCTCTTGGAGTCGTTTTCATTGATGATACAAGCGGCGAACTGGTCCGAGGTTGCGCACTCTTGTTTCTTGAGATTGGCGGTGGCCAGCACTCGCTTGTCGGCCTTGTTGTAGAGCACCATGGTGAGGAGATCCGTGGCCGAGTCTAAGACTTCCCCCGAGCATTCCACCTCGGTGATGTGACTGTGGCCTTCGAAGGCGCGCGTCTTCATCCCtgcaaggagagagagagaggatagttGGTGAACATTTCATCGAAATCTGAATATGTTTAGCAAGACAGAACAATTAGA
This window encodes:
- the LOC138954317 gene encoding uncharacterized protein; this translates as MAAVTRPRLCASCLSSWLALPGVLPLFALLFAYPGWVYASKQGMKTRAFEGHSHITEVECSGEVLDSATDLLTMVLYNKADKRVLATANLKKQECATSDQFAACIINENDSKRSRLKTLVLDLAEEELRHFGCNLTTFSTGGKTQIFTWSIFASKFSTSRSVVCSFTVLEVRSTSVV